In Festucalex cinctus isolate MCC-2025b chromosome 1, RoL_Fcin_1.0, whole genome shotgun sequence, the sequence ACAGCAAAACACAGCACTTTATACATGCTGTTATCATCATGAGATTGCCTGGGTGCTCTACTGAGTGAAACATTAAACATGTTTATGCAACGTTCTACAAATATAACTTTTTTGTAGCCTAATCGTGCTACTTAGAAATtaggaaataaaacaaacagaaacaaaacatgaataGTTAGCCAGACAGTCTTGtataaaacaaactgaaatatAATATGAAGAGTTAGCCAGATAGTCTTGTGTTCCACAATGGAGCATTTCAGTTAGTCACATCGAGACCTAACGGTGCACACCTTATGGAGTGAAACCTCGCCTTCTCGCTATCCGTAGTTAGCCTCATTACAAGATTCCATCCGGGTCTAGTCTGAAGAGCAACTCACATAGCACAGCACTGCTGCTGGATTGCTCTGCGCACAATAATCATATTGTTACTAGCGCCATAATAGGCATACAAGGATAAATATGCCTTTGCCTGTGCAGGTTTTTAACTTTCAGGTAAGTGCGCGTCGCTGTTTTCATGTGCATATAAGCAATCCGCTAAATGATGTTATCCACGAAAAACAGATAACGTATTAGCTAGCTACTTAGCGAGCTATGCTAACTTGACCAACAAACTGATATTTACCATAAGTGACTAACgttattatagcaaaaaatataGTTAAGTTGCGCAATTAGACGTTGTtggttcaaaataaatgtaaaagtgCCTGTCGTCCTTTCCTTGAAGGGCTACAAACAAGCGACCTAATTGTTGATGTAAGTGCTCAGTTCGCTTAATTTGACCTAACAAAAATCCGCTCGAAAAACGATAACTACTTGTAAATAGAATAAAAAGAAGCGTACCATGTGATTTTTAACCAACCagattttaaattgtgtgtaaacAGTTAGCTTAAACAAGGCCTCGGATGGCTAACAAACAACATTGACGGACAGTTTAGCATTTTCGCTTTAGATAACACACATATACACGCAAACGGACAGTGCAAGCAGCTGACTTTTACACAAGTAGTGATGTTTGAACTGAATGGGTGTTCAGACAACATGTTGCATTGACGGAGGAACAACTTGTTTATATGTGTGCAGATAGTACCGAACGATAGCCAGCAATGACAAGTTAACTTCCTGTTGGTGTTAGCTTGACACTCTTGTTTTAAAAAGTGTGCGCCTAGTGAGTGCCATTTACAGGCTAAGATCTGCTTCATTTCACtgtcaaaatattgaaaatactgTTTGGTGTGTCTGAAGTTTAATATTTCATCAACAACCTACTGCTACAAAGCCATAATTGTTTTAGTTTCCAACCTTAATGGATGTTGGGACAAGGTTTCTTGCTTATGTGCTACTATGACACACAATTTACAGGAACTCCTTTTAGAAGTCAGTTAAGCTAAGGTCTTTTAACGTTCACTGGACAGTGCTGCCActggtaaatacatttttggaaaaaaaagaagaaacaaatCTGCCTGTTAACTGGGACTGCACAACAGTTGTTTTTTACTGCGGCCTCATGACCAGATAGTCATGGTAATGCAAATTAGCAGAAGAGAAAAAGCCTGTTACAAGTATAGCTAGCACAGCTTCTCGATggttattctttcattttttatgttatttctgGTTGGTTTACAATGATTTCAGAtttgttgtttgtattttatttgaaccatACTAAGTCATATGTACATACTGTATTCAGACAGTAATGGAATGTAGTGTAACACAAATGCAATGCTAATTCTAGTAAGTAATTCAAAAACAGGAAAGCAGTTCATTACTGTGTTCCTGGTGCATTCCTTATTAGGGGGCTGTGGAACCTATGCAGATTGATGCAGATCCCCAGGAGGACCAGCAGAATGCTCCAGACACCAACTATATTGTGGATAACCCAACACTGGTATGTGTTGTCAAAACTTTGTGTTTTCAATGTTATCTACAGGTGAATTGCCTTTCCGCAATTAATGTGCTACGGTGACAAAGGGCTCATGGGTGGAATAATGCACATTTGCATCCATAATAATCGCTCACAGACTTCAGTTGCAACTTGCAAATGATGAAATGTAAATGCAAAAGGATTTATTAAAGGTGTTTAATTGGAGTAACACTATCTAGTAGGTCAGTCACATTTGAGCTCTTTTGCTTTCTTTTTAGGACCTAGAACAATATGCGACCAGCTACAGTGGACTAATGCGTATTGAGAGACTCCAGTTCATCGCAGAGCATTGCCCACAGCTCAGAGTGGAATCTTTGAAGATGGCTCTCACATTTGTCCAACGGACCTTCAACGTTGACACTTATGAAGAGGTCCACCGCAAACTAACGGATGCTTCACGGTATTATAGAGCTATTCATAAGACATTGCAATGACATTATTTTAGCACTGGAATTCATGTTTCTGTTGCTGTGTTACCATTGTGTGACTGAGCTCGTGCCAGTCCTTCCATTGCATAAACCATCATTGTGTGaatgaggaaggaaggaaggtaaaAGTGTTTTAAATAGCAAGAATGTATCAATGAAGTTACAGTGCCGTATTTGTCATTCAAATGTTCCTGGTAATACTTAATTCACCTGTCAATCTGTTTAATGTTTGAAGTGCAAAGTCTTTGTGTGATTGTAATCGTTTGCCTGATTGCATCTCAGGGATTAactattaaaactaataaaatagtaaaataaaaacgattttCTGTTATTGCATTTAGAGACGTCCAGGTTGTACCAGAAGTACCTCCCGAGGGTGGGGTTGTCCCTCCTCCTTTGGATTCAGCTTGGGCAGAGTCCACCAGGAAGAAGGCTCTGCTTAAATTGGAAAAACTGGACACTGATTTAAAGAATTACAAGGGGAACTCAATTAAAGAGAGCATCAGGTATGATGAGGGAATTATGAATAGGTTTGTAGCATTGTTacgtttttacatttttcaaagatgCGCCCCAGTAAGATGTTACTAATCCTTGCTTTGTGCCCATCCTTCTCAGGAGAGGACATGATGACTTGGGGGATCATTACCTGGACTGTGGTGACCTCAGTAATGCTCTCAAGTGCTACTCTCGAGCTAGGGATTACTGCACCAGTGCTAAACATGTCATTAACATGTGTCTGAATGTAATCAAGGTAGAGCAAATCACACACCAAAATTTCAGCTgctcattttgttttcaatggAAAGGTCCGATACAACTAGTGGTCAGGTTTAGGAATGCTGCTGCCCTATGTTTTAGTCTACACTCAACTGTGAAAAGATGTCAGATATTCAGTCTCGCtgtgtgggtgttttttgttcaaaCAGGTTAGTGTTTATCTCCAGAACTGGTCCCATGTACTGAGCTATGTCAACAAGGCGGAATCCACACCAGAGATTGCAGAGGTGAGCTTTACTGTTCTTGGAGAACGTCACGATGAAATTATACTTGAAGCTGTTGATACAGTTCCTAGATTAATTATTGAGCTGTTACAATGGATGTTAACTCACCAATGCACAATTCAACTAAACACGCATTTATGAGAATGACCGAAGACAGCAACAGCTTGGAAATGATCCCTTTTGAATTTTAACTAAAAAGGGATATATAATTGAACTGGCACAGCAATTGGCAGATGATTGGATGAACACTTCCTGTGTTTCGTTCTGAATATGGGTTATTAACAATAAGAAGCGGACTTGGaaattttgttttctcttcatGCAGCAACGAGGAGAGCGCGACAGCCAAAATCAAACAGTTCTTACCAAATTAAAGTGTGCTGCAGGTAAGTAAACATTACAGGATGTTAtgttctctcactctctctttgAACATCTTATTTCAGTCATTGTTGGAGGGTGAATTCTTTGTTGTTCCAAATACTTATGAGTCTCCTTTCATATTTGAGGCCTGGCGGAATTGGCCTCTCGAAAATACAAACCAGCCGCCAAGTGCTTCTTGCAGGCTTCCTTTGACCACTGTGACTGTCCAGAGGTGAGTCATGTCCAAATGTGATTGCTCTTTAAACCTGCTCCTACATGATCAAAAACATACAACTTTTGTGTAAAGAGGTACACATTGATGACATTTCAAAGAGGATATAAAgtcaaaaatattctttacagTAATGTTCTGTGTGCCACCACTAGTCtcaacatggtattctgattaatgttgcacctgtggaatatgaattaagcagcaaaggccacccgtttttatccatctcagggggtggccattttgccacttgctgttgactgaaaatgacatcatagtgccTAAGGGCGCAGTTTGTGAACGTCATATGACCGAAACCCAACCCCTTTAAAAAGTGAGCTGCCCGTAGCTGCCCCCACCGCACATCCGCCATCTTGATTTGTTGAATGAGCGCACGACTTATATAGGAAAATTCATAAAGTCCATGAGTGAGCGTCGCAAACCAGAGCTCGACTGATTCTCTGTCGCGAACACAGTAAAAGCAGAACAAAATTCCATGTTGAAACTGCAACAGTTCCTGAGAAGTCAACAtacttttcacatttttcacaaGTGCCGTTCTCGGATGCGTCCGTTGCTCGGCAACACTTGAACAGGCACTCAGTCACTTTTCAGTAATGGAACAGCTCCAAATATGTATTCTACGGAGCCCCtgaggtgacatggtaggaaaaaaacaacaactttgcgttccctcgcaaacatctttgcgttccctcgcaatcgcAAAGATTGtatgccctcgcaaaaaactttgcgttccctcttaaaacaactttgcgttccctcgcaaataGAAAATAGTTGTCGCttcatttgataatcgattgtcGATtcgtcgattaattttgacagctctatggttttacaacaacactgaaccatatttacaatcgAATATCTATCTActagtggatgttttttttttaatgactgtggtaaaaaaaaataatttatgaaCGCGCACACAGCTTGCCGGGTCGTCTGTTCCCATTCACTTAAATGAGAGCTCCAGCCCAGGCATGAAAATCACTCACCTTTTGGCGAAATTCGCCGACCTGAAACCAAAATTGGTCACCTACATGACTTGTGCCTTGACCTGGCAAGGATCTTTGGAtgtgtaatttatttgtgcttaggGAGTGACTTTAGAAGAGGGAGGGGATCCACACTGTGGATTTAGCCGCAGCAGGTCCAGTGAAGTGCAAATTATCTTTGCACTTGGTGTCCTTGACGAAACCTGAGCAATCGTGAAACCAGTGAGACTGATTGATGGCACacctaaatattattattattattatattagtaGGCTATTGTACAGCACAGTTGCACCTAACACATTACCTGTAGTTTTTCAGCCATATTATATTCCTTTCACAAAAAGGAAAGGCAAAATCCACTGTATAAAGTCCGGATGTCTTTTCAGCTTTTGTCATCCAGTAATGTAGCCATCTACGGAGGTTTATGCGCTCTGGCTACGTTTGACAGACAGGAGCTCCAACGCAACGTCATCTCGAGCAGGTAAGAGTTTAGCTGTCGATTAAATAGAAAATACGTTTCACAAATGGAGCGTTTCaatgtcaatttttattttgtcccaaGCTCGTTTAAGTTATTTCTAGAATTAGAACCTCAAATTCGTGACATCATCTTCAAGTTCTATGAATCCAAATATGCATCTTGTCTCAAGCTGCTGGATGAAATGAAGGTAAGCTCAAGGTGCTGTTGACAGTAATGAgagaaatatattaaaaattaatactttttttttgcaataatgtGCATGCATCGACGACTATGGTTTATCCCTCCAGGATAATCTTCTGTTGGACATGTACTTGGCCCCACATGTGCGGACGCTCTATAGCCAAATCCGAAATAGAGCTCTTATCCAGGTAACACAAATTACTATATATGTGTGAAATTGACATATTTAACATGTAAAAGGAATACAGGCTAATTTCTATGACTAGGTATGACTGATGTCAATTTGTTGACACAGTACGGGTATCTGTGGTACTTGTGCGTGTTTGAGGTTTCTCTCGATTTACAtggctgattcaaatgatcagctcagctctgcaggagcctgataatgatcccgaTCATTGAATCAGTTGTCTTTTGTAATtcaatccaaaaaacaaaaaaacccaaaaaaaaaaacaaacatattgtcAATAAATTAGAATTAGGCTTTAATACCAGCCTAAAAATCATGTTTGAGTGAGACTCAGCCCCTCTGCCTATTTGTATTTAGGTTAGCGCAAATTCACCTGTATGAGTTCTTTTTGTGAGACCTGGCCTCAGCTATATGCGGAAAAATTCTCCTATCTGCAGAATCTCAGCCTATTTTTTATCTTTAATTGCACTACGATGCCACAACATGGTACCAAAGATATAATAGGTAATAATAGGTATAATAGGTATCTTGCTACCAGTGTTGAGTTAAAGTAGCGTGTTACAGTAATATATTACATTTAGGCAGTGACAACGTAATGTAACAAgttactcaatatatttttgCAACATTATTACAGTTAGCGCGTTACAATTTCATggccacaagaaaaaaaaagcgctgtTGACTAAAGCAATCATCATGAACAGAAGTGCATAATAAGCCATTGACACATGTTAATACACTGAACTTCTTCCGacaacattacttttttttttaatttaaattaattaattaattcatttatttatttatttatttatttattgacacaATAGTCAGCTCTGTGCATGGCTGAGAAAGTCATTTGTGAGTCCAATCACTGTCAAtggtttcacaaaataaaacgccAAACATTCAAAAGACAAGCAGGAGCAAACAAAGTAAAAAGCAGCGTTTAGAACTGTGACAAGTAAGCATCATTGTGTTTTTAGATATGATTTGAATGAATGTGCCATCACTTGCAGTATGAAGAATGATGATCATTCAAGCATAATGCAAATCTTGTTTGTGTGCATTTGAGCGGAAGATTTCCCCTCCCGTTAAATaataggatttattttttatttttttaattactgtcaatcaatttttttaatgtactcgTTCACATTACAAAAAGATAGCACAACGTCGAATGACGTACACCCAAAACACGACATCACGTGACACCGTGTTTACGGAAGTTCATATGGTCCCGCTCATAAAAGGAATATGAATATGCATTGGCAATATAAATATTTCACATTATAGCCCACGTTAAAGGTCCTGATTTAAAGTTAACTTGACCTGCTATGGTTGCAAATTTTGCATTATCCTTTTACAATCTCAAAATcattattaaataaatcaatccttaatttaaaaaaaaaaaaaaaaaaaagagtaacttaactcttttactgccacatgttatttaaaaaaaaaaaaagaatatgtttgcttttactacatatacaatgtgggtaccaaatgaaagattgcattccattctttcattagaaaaaaaaaatatgtttctactTTATTCCATTCTGTAGTAaaccaccatttgaaaataggtcatttgagtgacattgaggcgaaaattgaaaagataaggagaaaacgagctttttgtgaaaagatacattttctccacaacagtaactttgacactaatattttttgtagagTGAGGCTCTGTGAATTATGCGTAATGTGAccaaggctttgatcattcacttcatccttgaaaatgttctatttcatcagattccgtagTGTTTTATTGTAATTCCGTACACtgacagcccattgaaaagagagacaatgctgccatctgataGCCATAGtttgtgggtgtttttgatttcacaacccattgaccaggcagtgtgCCATTAGacattgcacttcccattgattaaaaacaaaaccaaacaaaaaaacctagttgatgtcatttaacatttatggcggcatatatcAAAAGTAACGTAAACTTGAGTAACTCGTTACTCCACACAGATGATAATATTTTAAAGAAACTTATTActttcaaaagcaagtaaaattaaatatattacattttggGAGGAACTTTCTCAACACTGCTTGCTACATCTGGACAGTTCTAATCAGTTCTTTGTATGTCAGAAAGGTGGTAAATTACCAGTTAGCCTGGGTTGTGAGCAGAAGTTTGGGATAGTCTTTGTCGAATGGGTCACATGCACTTCTACTGCATTCCAATgggaaaaaattgaaaatatttgtaatgAGTAATGTAagattattttgaaatgatgtcAGTGTTTGGGATCATAGTATGTGGTATGTATAAACAGTTACCACCAGTACTGTCAATttctcatgattttttttttctcttcacgagTCATGGCAAGGCTCTGTCACTACCCCACACAAATAGTGGGGCTTTACTCTGACCAAAATTCAGCGTGAACATCAAGCATATGGGACAGCTATTGAACTAATACAAGATGAGAAAAAACAACTTCAATCAGTTGTTataatgcttatttttattaaatgaccTATTTCAAATTTCAATATGCTATCCATGGGCTGATGAAGTGAAGCATATCAATCCATTACATTTGGATTTACATGACACTTGTACTCGTGTTTTCAGTATTTCAGTCCTTACGTGTCGGCAGACATGACAAAGATGGCTCAGGCCTTCAACACTACAGTGGCGGCCCTTGAAGACGAGCTCACCCAACTGATCCTGGAGGGGCTCATCAATGCACGCATTGACTCTCATAGCAAGGTACTCAAATCTGGATAATCCTTTTTTGAAATCAAAGGCTTAAAATGCGATCATCTCAACATGTTGACAATAGATTCTGTATGCGAGGGATGTGGACCAGAGAAGCACAACGTTTGAGAAGTCGCTCCATATGGGCAAAGAGTTCCAGAGACGAGCCAAAGCCATGATCCTTAGAGCAGCGGTGCTCCGCAATCAGATCCACGTCAAGGTATAAGAAAAACCTGATTTGGTGTGTCGCGGCATAGTTATAAAGTCACTTCTCTCATCTTTACGTGGCACAAACTTGGATCTTAGATTTGTGTGGcacaggctccctctagtggtacacaaAGGTACTTAACTTTGGTCACATTCCCCTTGATAACCAGGAAAGAATCATTTGTTCCTGAGACTGGTAGCGTCTGCAGTTCATTTACTGAAAGACGCGTGCGTAAAAACTATGTTGTGTGTAGTTGAGTCCCGATTTTGTACAGTATCATACTGAAAGAACCAAAACTGAGCTGAAAGTTGTTGACCCAACACGGAATATGTGCCATAAGTCAGAAAGTTAATGTCTCATTTGTGTCCTCTCCTCCTTCAGTCTCCACCCAGAGAAGGCAGTCAAGGTGAACTGACACCAGCCAACAGTCAAACCAGAATGAGCACCAACATGTGAGTCAGCACACTGACCGGAGGGAAAAATCGTCCAGCCGTTCTTCGACATCACTCAGTCCACCTCCTAGTTTCATTGCTGAAGACAGAACAGACTACAAACAGTTTAAAGACTTTAATGTTCTGGATTGAGCCCTTTTTATCACATCtcacggagaaaaaaaaggccgaAATGATGTGGACATGTAATTAAGATGAAAACTTGTGTGGAAACTCAGCATTAAAGCTGTTACTGGTCGGAGATGCACTTTGCTCTGCTTGCTCTTTATGGAGGACTCATGAACTGaaacaatgttttaaaataaaatgccttccagaaaatcttgttttcatttggttGTGCATCATGAGACAGTTATTATATATGACTTAAACCGGCTTTTTAAAGAGACCAACATGACTGCTATGTACACTTTGTGAATGCCATGGGAATGATGTACTTCTGGAACATTGAAACACAATTTATATGTTTAATAGGGTGACCTAACCTAATTCAAATGTATTACCATCAATTTAATATCAATCGTTAGCTGATCTGCACTGCTTCCACAACATGGCTGAACATAAATGGCTTGTTACAAAAGAAGGTAGTGTTGCCAATCTTGATGCAGTTCAGCAACTTTTCTGCCATTTTacttaaaatatgtattttttaatttctgacAGACTGTTTTACTAAAATGGGTTTTTGTATTTGaagatattttgaaatgtaaTACAAAACTACAGACCCTTTCAAAAAATATGGAAAAGTTCATTTATCTACAAAAGTTCATTCAAAAAGTTAAACTTTAATAGATTATAGATTcagagtttttttatttttacataatttgGGTTTCCAGCCTACaatactgtgaaaaaaaaatcgtggtTTTCAGtttttgcaggaaaaaaaagaaagaaattaagATCAtatcaaatgaaacaaaatgtggaCTTTTCAAAACCATATGTCAATCTTCAGTACTTGGTTTGGAATCCCAAATTGCTGTCTCGATACGCCGTGACATTGATGCAATCATCCTTTTGCATTGCCTGGGACTTAGGGAAGTCCAGATGTCCTTGATTCTTGTTAACTTTCATTTGTGTTTGGGTCTGGTGGCCCTCCTTTTCCTCTTGATAATACACCACAGATTCTCAATGGGGTTTAGGTCAGGTACATTTGCTGGACAGTCAAGCACTGTAATGGCATGGGCATCAAACCAGGTTTTGGTATTTCTTGCGGTATGGGTACGGGGGCCAGGTCTTGCTGGTAGATGAAATTTTTGGTTAACAGTTGTGATCTTGGATATGTGATTAAAGTGTTGGTAAAGGTCCAAGGGTTTGGCGGAAGACGGGTGAGGCACAGaatcctctttttatgaaacaggcttgAGTTACCTCTTttctctggtttcagttacctgGCTTTCTAAAACGGAAAACTTTCGCGCATTTCAGGGTTCACAGACTCAGGGTTTttactaaacctgctttgtgaactTGACCTCTGGTCTCCAGTCAATAGCAAGGTGCAAACCAACAATTCGGGGCCGGATTTGATCCCAAATGGCAGGTACTAAATTGTGTGTTCACACACTCTAatgcaggggtggccaagttcggtcctcgagagccgctatccagcctgttttccatgtttctctccacctacagacctgattcatgatcaggatcgttctCAGGCTTCTCCAAAGCtttctgatgagctgatcattagattcaactgcgctgaaggagggagacatggaaaacaggctggaaagtggctctcaaggaccgaacttggccacccctgctcGAATGGCTTGCACACGCTGTTGGAAACAAGCTGTAAAAGTGGTGGCAACAGCAGTATTTTTAAAGAGGTGTTTTTCACATAAGGTACTTCATTTAAGATGCAACAAAATTCAGCATTCAGTCGCATTTTGTGTGTAAATGCAAAAAGGTGAGTTAAATGATCACATaagttttgtttaaatttcTACTGTGTATATTAGTTTGTATTAGTAGTGTGATGTCTCATCAATCTGTGCTAGTGAGTCACTTAGGCAAATAAACTAAGTAGAAATTCTATTGTTTGTGTCGAATAATTTAACTATCGTACTACTAAATGGAGTTAACATGGGTTTATGATTGCGTACATGATATACATTGTTAGTGCTTTATGTTCCTTTCTGTCTTAAATAATTTGCCTATAGGATGATAACCAAGGAAGAAGGAGGCTTTATGTGGCATGGAGGAAGCGCATAGTCGTGAAATGCCATGCAAACACACTGACAGGTACAGTCACATTAGAGGTCACAGATCACACTTCCCTGTGGTTTGTTTCGTGTCCCAATCTCTTTATCTTTGCCCTTGCACACTGACTCAGAGGTCATATGGTTCTCCGCAGGAAGACACAAATCCTTGTGAGAAGGCTGTCGGTCAGGGAACATGACTTGTATCACGTGACATGCCAGAAATGACTGAGCTGCAGGACATTTTACCTGAATGAGCAATATCATTGGAATAGTGCATTTCCACATTCCGTCGGTGAAGGACAGCAAAGAGGGTACtgtgatctctctctctctctctctctctctctctcgctctttctttttctgtttctgtttctctttttctctctcccgtGCATCAATTGCAGTCCAACAGATGGCACATAAGGGTTTGATTGACAGTCTTCAATCACATATGCCATTGAATAttcaaaagagttttaaaaaaagagaaagcaaGTATAAGTTGAAAGGAACacagatctttaaaaaaaacaacaacaagatttAGGATCAGTCTGATGGAGTGTTGTGTTTCAGTAAAGGAATCAGTTTATGGGAAAAATCTtaataaagaaatcaaataatcaaatttataaattacatttaaaagaatGGCTACATCCATGTTATTAAAGAAATATGACACAATTATTTTGATTGAGATCAAAAtcacaattaataaaattattagacATTGGTTTTAGAGcttaatactttttttcaacTACTAAAACTCAAAACTATTATCATAGCCTTATGACCATTCATCCCTTCACATTGAACACTTTATTCTTGACTattctttttgtcaagtatAAAATGTCCTTGTAAATATCATATGAAATTCAAGCCTCTTGCAGTTTCAGTCTTCATTTTCAAACGTAAGCATTACATTACCCtctttatcatatttatttatgttattttgtcAAGTCTGGGGACTTAGTGGGCTCTACTTGATACCTCAGGGATAATATTTTGTGCTATATCATATGTGGAGATgtgttttggacaaaaaaagtgCTTGGATATTTCTATCCTTTGATTACACTGATAAAATACACTAAAATAGCAATTCAAAACAAATACTGGCTGTTCCTGCACGTATTAGCCTATCAGGGGCAATGTGTTGCCATACATACTCTGAGAATGCGATAGAAGACAGTTGTGATTGAGCTcataactcgtttttcacagATTGGGAGAAAATTGTGCCTTTTAATAGTGTTATCTTACCTGTGTGTAAGTGTTTCTACAACATTTGTGAGTAAATATTTGTTATATGAAGTAATATCACTGCCGAAGTCGATTCTAATTTTACTTtggcatttgaatgggatcctcctttgactttagcattagcgctgGGCTAGCGATATTTTAAACAAAGCATATttagtatttaaatatacagtggatgttatTCTTGTCATGTGTTTATTTTGACAGTTATGTCCAACTGGGGTGCCATtgaacagcttaaaggacgctgAGGGACGTGAGAATCATATTGCTTGCCACAAGCAACATcatgcattcagggtactttcacaacaTAGGGAACTTGTAAACGCATGAGCTGTTCTGCACATTAATCATTTTTCTtcgattattatattttaaatatcgaGAGAAACCACAATCAAAACCACGctaaaatttcaattaattgcccaACTCCAGCCCTATTCATGGCCTTGGTCATTCCAGTTGAACATATGCCAAATGCTGCTGTACTTGTATCCTATCCTCAAGTTCTCTAGTTGAGAGGAACTGATGGCATATGGGTGTATCGGACCATCCATccacagaaaagtagtgccggcAGTagtggcgtctgacttttttttcagaaaagagtattgtgatgcaaattatcactcttttgaacacaaatagtttttagaagaaaaacgctttatttccgagacccaagccagcttgctggactattttcctctcgtccaacaccggaccagaactcgtgtcacagaacgctgtcaggggtaagtcagtgctgatcgcacacactggaggtgag encodes:
- the gps1 gene encoding COP9 signalosome complex subunit 1, whose product is MPLPVQVFNFQGAVEPMQIDADPQEDQQNAPDTNYIVDNPTLDLEQYATSYSGLMRIERLQFIAEHCPQLRVESLKMALTFVQRTFNVDTYEEVHRKLTDASRDVQVVPEVPPEGGVVPPPLDSAWAESTRKKALLKLEKLDTDLKNYKGNSIKESIRRGHDDLGDHYLDCGDLSNALKCYSRARDYCTSAKHVINMCLNVIKVSVYLQNWSHVLSYVNKAESTPEIAEQRGERDSQNQTVLTKLKCAAGLAELASRKYKPAAKCFLQASFDHCDCPELLSSSNVAIYGGLCALATFDRQELQRNVISSSSFKLFLELEPQIRDIIFKFYESKYASCLKLLDEMKDNLLLDMYLAPHVRTLYSQIRNRALIQYFSPYVSADMTKMAQAFNTTVAALEDELTQLILEGLINARIDSHSKILYARDVDQRSTTFEKSLHMGKEFQRRAKAMILRAAVLRNQIHVKSPPREGSQGELTPANSQTRMSTNM